Genomic DNA from Alosa alosa isolate M-15738 ecotype Scorff River chromosome 6, AALO_Geno_1.1, whole genome shotgun sequence:
CTGGGACTTTACAGTTGACATGTAGCTTTATCCATTTTCCCACatttttgtttctctttcttccccaaATGTGCGTTTTCCAACTCACATTTCTGGTCGTTGACAATTTTtcccatttttattttcctAGTTGGCCATAACTGGCTGGAATTGCTGGTTAGAATACTGCATGTTGTTCAAGCTGAAATTCAAGCCATCCATGAGGGACTTCTCGTTGAGGCCCCCATAGGCCGCGAAAACGTCAAAGGCATTGCTGTACGGGAGAGGACCCAGGCCGAGTGGGCCGTCCCCGGGGAACACAGCGCCCGGGCTGCCCTGGCCCTGCAGGCTGGGAAACACAAACTCCTTGGCGTTGGGGGAGAGGGCGGAGGGCTTggggtgctgctgctgcgggGGCTGCGGCGCGCCCAGGCCGAGGCCGTAGAGCGAGTGCATGGACGTGGAGATGGCTTTCTGCTTCAGCAGGCTGTTCACATTCAGGCCCAGGTTGGTGGGGGAGGTACGGGCCACCTTCCCGCTACCGCCAGCACCACCGCCACTGCCATTGTTGTTGTTGCGGCCACTGCTCTTCATTTTGGTGGAGCCGAACTTGGTGGCGGCAAAGGTGGCAGTGGTGAAGGTTAAAGGCTGCGTGGAGCGTGGCATGAAGGTGGGGCTGACCGAGGCCGACTGGccgaagggaggggagggggagctgGATGTGGGGGAGGCCCCAGATGGAGGCTCGCTAATGGGCATGAACACCTGGGCCTCAGGGTTGAAACTGTTCTTGATCTCCTTGTCCAACTCGAGCCCGTTGTCATTGCTATCGTCCACGTAGAGCACCTTGACGGGCCCCTTCTCCCCGATCTGATAGGACACCTCGAAGGGGTCGATCCACACACTGAGGTCCTGAGGCAGGTTGTTGCGGACGTCCTCAATGTCCAACCCACTCTCTTTGGCAGCTTGCTCCACCACAGGGTCCACCTTCTCCCCGACGTGTATGCATCGGAAGCCGGACCCTTTGTATGGCTTGTCTGGATACCAGTGTCCCTCGTACTTCTGCTTCAACTGACGTTCAAGCTCCTCGCCGAAGATATTCACACGTCGTCTTGGCAGCTTGTTGTACAGATAAGAAATTATAAAATTGAGTGCTACTTGGATTTCAAGCTGCATAGCTGCTGAATTGCCCAAGTGTAAATTATTCTTTTCCTTGGAAAAAAAAGTACTTCCGTTGATTTTGAGGTTGGCACGTCAGCAGTATTGTCAAAGTCTCCCAAGGTTGCACGGTCTCCTGAAAGCTGGCAGCGTAACAAAAAGGGAAACAAAAACTTTGCAAAATTTCAAAACAAAGTGCTGATTGCAGAGGAAATGTCTTCGTTCACAGATGAGTGATTCTGGccctttaagagagagagagaggaaaagtaaATTAGTGAGATGCCATAAAGTGTGAATTATGAGTCCTAGAGGTAGCGTGGTGTTATGCAATTGCCATAAACGCAAACGTGGTTTTATGCAAGTAGGCTAAGTCTACTCTTGCTATACAACGTCACCATTTGGTCACCCACCAGTCCTTACTCTGACGCTTGAAATGGTTGAAGAGTTCGAgtgaaattacattttaaattgtagatcaatggagaaaaaaaacagaataaaagtaaaaaaatcattctgtcaTACAACGGATAAAGGACGTCCACCTGCTGACACCACTTGCTCTGAATAACGTTAGATAGCGCAACCTCCTTTTAAGACAAAAAGGCTACAGAAAACAATTAACGCATCCTAAACGTTAAAGTTACCAATGTGTCTTTCACAAGGCAAACAGATGCAAACCGTGCATTTTGTTTTTAGAGATATGTAAAAAGCCCTACGAGTCTGTGTGCGGTTCATCGTCTGAGGCAGGCAGCAGAGGGACTCGCAGAGCTGATCTCGTGTTACATAATAACTAGCCTTCCTCGCTCTAAACCCTTACAATGCAATGCATAACCGATTCGAAGTGGTGGCACCACACGGACTTGGTTGTTCCGATCGAATGAAGTTATCTGTTCACAAAGTAGAACCCGCTTTATGCTACATGGAGACGTATGAATTCACAGTAAACAACTAATGTAATTGGGCAAAGAAATTCTTCTCGGCAAGTAACACATTGTTTGTATGCATGCAACGATTTGGGTGTAACTACAAGACAAAAGAGGGTTTATTCCTACAGAGATCCAACACAAATCCAGTTAATTCACACAAGAAAAACACACTGACAGAAGCAAACATGCTGAGTTAGATAACCTTCCTTCGACAGATGATTTAAACGCGTTATTTAAAGAACATCTAACTCCTGCGATTTTAAATGGGATAGCCTATTGCAACGATAAGGACATGTCATAATATCAAACAAGAACTTAAAAGCCTCAACAATCAACATTATAGGGCTCAAATCACCAGGCTGCAAACCAGCCTTCATATAGATATATTTTGTCACGCTTACCCCTCCCTATTATAATACAATGACTGACGCAGTAACTTGGCTGGGATTTAATATGGCAAGATGATTAACGACTGGAACTATTGAGTTTCTAATCAAAATGGTGATCAATTATCAAATGCAAGAACTCAGCATTTCAATTAGCTATTAAAGACGAAGAAATAGAAGGAAATACTTACTTTcacgataaaaaaaaagattctcaGTAGTTCTAAAGTACCGTTAGTGCAAATAGGAGAGTGGATATAAATATTTTCTTCACAtgtatcataaaaaaaatgttccaGTATGTGTAGCTGTTTATAGCTAGATTATCTTTCTTAAGTTTCTTTTTTAAGCAATTTTTCGTTTTCACCTTTCGACAGGCAAGGTCTTGCTTCTCTACACCTGGCTGTTTTTACAACTTCAGTCTGTACCATGAAGCTCACCCTGTATTTATAGGTTTCCTCCGCCACGGACACGAGGTAGGCGGTGATGCGGTTTCAGAGGTCAAAACAATACGAAGACAGCGTCTAGGTTTTTTATTGGTGATTTAAACTAACTAAACCCGCCCATGTGGCAAAGACGTCCACGTCCATTGGTCTCTTGGCACTATCTGTCAATGGCATACGATTAAATGAGACGAAGTCACGCCTATACAGAACATTTGCGTCACACATTACCTAGTTCCATCACCATATCTCCCAAAACAGAATCCACTACACGAGACCTACCTTTTAATGTAATTATTTCAGCCATCTCTGGTCATAAAAACCTAATTTGTTTGCTCTCTGTTCCGAACAGACTGTTCATGCGTAAAAGCGATTCAAGGTATTTAAACCCATCAACTCTTTCCATACAGTCAGTGATCTATTCATAGATCTGGCAAAGTTAGACTTTTCGTTCAACCTAGGGGTTTGCTTATGAATAGGACCGAGAcatgctgttttattttatttgactaTTCATAGCCTTAAGCAGCCTAATTGCAATAGGGCAGTTTATAACGCTTCTAATCGAGCGTCGATCTCTTAAATACAGTCAGCGATCCATAGTTCTGCTCACAGGAAACAAACATATTTGCATTCAGAAAAGACCAGAACGCTTAGAAAAGCCAGGCAAGTAAACATTTCGGTGCTTAACGAAGCAGTTTGGTAGGTGTGTCAGAGCAACCAACGGGAACTCGGGATTCGTTTCCTCGAGAAGCAGGGTAGAGCTGAGGGAACCTAGGTGGAGTAACATCTTGTCAGTGGTCGTGTGAGGAAAAAACACGAATGCTGATTGGCTCGGAACAGAGCAGGAGCTCTCCCTGAATGGTTTGTCCGTATCCAGGGTGCTGATGTCGTCTTATATGTCATATTTCAGTTGAGTGGGTTTTGAATTTTAAAGAGATACATTAGGTCACATAGGCCTACCCTCTAGCCAGAAAGGTCCAAGTCTGACATATTTTCCATATGCTTTGTTAAGCAGGTTTGTGGACCACTTATCATGCGGCCATCATGTAGACTGGTTAAACAGATTTATAATTTTACATCAGGGGTCTTCAACCAAacgagagaagaaaaaaaacttgacTAGCTTTGGAGCAGTGTTGAGTTGAACATCATTCACAAGCCATTTGAATCACATGTTACAGTGAATTGTGAACGCACAAAGGAATCCACTGAGTGGGATGTTTTCTAGTCAGGGCCTAAAACAGTGTGGAGGACACAATTGGACTTGCATGGAGTTCAAGCATGACTCACAATAGCACTGATCTAAACAGTGCTGGCCAGGCATTCTGAGTTATTTAGACAGCAAACAACCCAAAAGAATCTGTCCATGCACATTCCTGGACAGTGTTCTGTCTATGGAATGGTGGTCCATTACATCTTGGGTGTCTGCTCTTTCAGGTGGATCAAGGGGGGCACATTTTGTCTGTGAAAGTATTTAATTCCTACTATAGGCAGCTGATGAACACTGATTAGCTGATTAACACTGACAATTAGCTGCAAGCAGTGGTGATGATCAAAAAAAGCCAAATGTCTCTCTGGGTAttacaccattttttttttaattgtgaaTCCTCACCTTGTTTTGATGGTGCTGTGAATGTTGCAGGTCACCGTAATGACATTAAAAGAGGTATATTGTTTTACCTTTCACTCTTTGCTATGGCCTCTTCTCGTGATGGGATGCAATTTAAGAAGTTTAATCCTTATTAGTTCTCAAGGCAATTGTGCTTTCATGTTATATGATTGCGAGAGGTTATGCCTCCTCTGTATCCCATAAGACCTCACACTGTCTTAGCCACTCGCTGTGTAGCAACAATGGCCCTACCTCAGCATGGTACGCAATGAAAATGTAGGTTTCATATTCTTATTGCCAAGGTATACCTCTGTACTCTTGCTGACTGGTGAAGGATTCTTGTCTGCTTACTGCAGTTCTTATCGGGGCACAAGAATAAATGTGCTTATACATGTCCTTGCCTATAATGATCTGTGATATTTCTGTTTCTGCCAGTAGcaagagaaagaagggaaaagCAAAGGGTGGAGAAAGGTCAGCTCATTTATTGGAAAACATTACCGAGCACCAGGCTTTTCTCTAATTGAGGTGTCTCCTCATAgtgccactcacacacaaaccttaCAGGGCAGGAGTTAGTAAACCCCGTAGTTTATCTCTGCCCTGCTGCcaagtctcctctctctctctctctctctctctctctctctctctctctctctctctctctctctctctctctctttctttctctctctctctccctctctctctgtccctctccctttggctccctccctctcatcgaGATCAGACCGGAGGCTTTTGACGTCACTGATTGTTATTACTTAACATGGAGGCTGGAGTCGAGTTTGCACAATAAACAAATGCTCTGTTCCTCTGATGTTCTGCAGAGAGGAATGTGTGAAGGGGATGAGGCCAAAGCTGGGATAGTGGGGTGGTGGATGAgaatatagatagagagaaagtgattTCAAATGAGACAATGCCTGAAAGCTCTGCTTGTAATTTaattttgattttatttatatGAACTTTCCATCACAACCTATAC
This window encodes:
- the tob1a gene encoding protein Tob1a; translation: MQLEIQVALNFIISYLYNKLPRRRVNIFGEELERQLKQKYEGHWYPDKPYKGSGFRCIHVGEKVDPVVEQAAKESGLDIEDVRNNLPQDLSVWIDPFEVSYQIGEKGPVKVLYVDDSNDNGLELDKEIKNSFNPEAQVFMPISEPPSGASPTSSSPSPPFGQSASVSPTFMPRSTQPLTFTTATFAATKFGSTKMKSSGRNNNNGSGGGAGGSGKVARTSPTNLGLNVNSLLKQKAISTSMHSLYGLGLGAPQPPQQQHPKPSALSPNAKEFVFPSLQGQGSPGAVFPGDGPLGLGPLPYSNAFDVFAAYGGLNEKSLMDGLNFSLNNMQYSNQQFQPVMAN